The region GGTGGATGCCTTCATTGCCGCCGCGAAAGAAGCGGGCGTGGACGGCACCATCGTGGTGGACTATCCGCCCGAAGAGTGCGAAGAATTTTCGCAAAAGATGCAGGCACAGGGCCTCGATCCCATCTTCCTGCTGGCGCCGACTTCGACGGAGGAGCGCATCATGCAGGTGGCCAAGGTCAGCAGCGGTTTCTGCTACTACGTCTCGCTCAAGGGCGTGACAGGCGCTGCCAACATCGACATCGTCGAAGTGGCGGCGCGTATTGCGGCCATCCGCAAGCACGTCAAACTGCCGATCGGCGTCGGCTTCGGCATTCGCGACGGCGCCACGGCCAAGGCGGTGAGCGAAGTGGCGGATGCGGTCGTCATCGGCAGCCGCATCATCCAGGAACTGGAAAACACGCCGCGCGAGCGCGCAGTCGAAGCGGTGCAAGCCTTCGTGGCGGACATCCGCAAAGCGCTGGACGCCTGATCCGGCGCGGCCGGCAGGGCAGGTTGCCGTGCTTTGCCGCGATTGAAAAACTTGTAAAAAAGCAAACAAAACACGATCCACGGCTGTGCGCGTTGGCCTCTGGTACAATGCGCCACCGGAAATTAAATGAGGTTTCTATGAGCTGGCTAGAGAAATTACTCCCGCCTCAAATTCAACGTAGCGATTCCGCAAGCCGGAAGTCGATACCCGAAGGTTTATGGGTCAAGTGCCCCTCCTGCGAAGCGGTACTCTATCGTACCGATCTGGAATCCAATCTCCACGTTTGCCCCAAGTGCAGCCATCACATGCGCATCCGCGCCCGTGCGCGCCTGGATTCCTTGCTCGACGAAGGCGGCCGTTATGAAATCGGCCAGGAAACCTTGCCGGTCGACACGCTGAAATTCAAAGATAGTAAGAAATACCCAGACCGTCTGAAAGACGCGCTGGAATCCACCGGCGAAACCGATGCCATGATCGTCATGGGCGGCGCCATCATGACCTTGCCGGTCGTGGTTGCCTGCTTTGAATTCGAATTCATGGGCGGTTCCATGGGCTCCGTGGTCGGTGAACGTTTCACCCGCGGCGCGCAAATGGCGCTGGAGCAAAAAGTGCCGTTCATCTGCATTACCGCCACCGGCGGCGCACGCATGCAGGAAGGCCTGCTGTCATTGATGCAAATGGCCAAGACCACTTCCATGCTGACCAAGTTGTCGGAAAAGAAGCTGCCGTTCATCAGCGTGCTCACCGATCCGACCATGGGCGGCGTGTCGGCGTCGTTCGCCTTCATGGGCGACGTCGTGATGGCTGAACCGAAAGCCCTGATCGGCTTTGCCGGTCCGCGCGTGATCGAGAACACCGTGCGCGAAAAATTGCCTGAAGGCTTCCAGCGTTCCGAGTTCCTCGTGACCAAGGGCGCCATCGACATGATCGTCGATCGCCGCAAGATGCGCGAAGAAATCGCCCGCCTGCTGGCATTGCTGCAAAATCAGGCGGCCGAAACCGTTTCCTGATCGCGATGCTGCGGACAGACCCGAACTTGCCGTCATCCAGCGCAAGTTCGGGTTTTTGCTTTTAAGTCGATCATCGCGCCCGTCGGCGACGCAGATTCAGTTCAGGTTCATCTCAGATATACCGCAGGCTCATTCATGCAAGCGCAAGCAAAACCTTCCACCCTGGCCGAATGGCTGACCCTCCTGGAAACCCGTCACTCCAAGTCCATCGACATGGGCCTCGAGCGCGTCGGCAAGGTCAGGGAACAGCTCGACATCCGTTTCGATTGTCCCGTCATCACCGTGGCCGGGACCAACGGCAAGGGATCCACCTGCGCCATGCTGGAATCGATTCTGATACGCGCCGGTTATCGCGTGGGCTTGTACATCAAGCCGCATTTCCTGCATTTCAACGAGCGCGCCCGCGTCGAAGGCATACCGGCGTCCGATGCGGCGCTGATCGCGGCTTTCGAGGCGGTCGAGGAAAAGCGCGGCGACATTTCGCTGACCTATTTCGAATTCACCACGCTGGCAATCATGAAGCTGCTGGCCGATGCAAAGATGGACGTCGTTATTCTTGAAGTGGGCCTGGGCGGACGTCTGGATGCGGTCAATGTGATCGATTCCGATGTCGGCATCGTCACCAGCATCGACATCGATCACACGGAATATCTCGGCACCACGCGCGAAGAAATCGGCTTCGAAAAGGCCGGCATTTACCGCGCCGGGAAGACCGCCATCTGCGGCGATCCGATGCCGCCGAAGTCGCTGATCAGGCATGCCGAATCAATCGGCGCCGATTTGTGGCTGATGGGGCGCGATTTCAATTACCAGGGCGACAAGCAGCAATGGGCCTACGGCGGCCGTGCGCAACGCCGCAATTCGCTGGCTTATCCGAGCCTGCGCGGCGCCAACCAGCTGTTGAATGCTTCCGCCGCGCTGGCAGCGCTGGAAGCCTTGCGCGATCGCCTCCCCATCGGCGCCCAGGAAGTGCGCACCGGGCTGGCCACGGTCGAGCTGCCGGGCCGTTTCCAGGTCTTGCCGGGACAACCGCTGGTGATCCTCGACGTCGCCCACAATCCGCACGCCGCCGCCACGCTGGCGCAAAACCTCGACAACATGGGCTTCCATCCCTACACCTATGCGGTGTTCGGTTCGATGCTCGACAAGGACATCGAAGGCGTGATCAATCACCTCAAGGGCAAGATCGACCATTGGTGCGTCACCGGCCTGCCGCTGCCGCGCGCTGCGACGGCGCAGCAATTGAAGGACAAATTGCTGGAAGCGGGCGTCGAGCCGGAATTCAAGCCGGACGCGGCCTGCACCATAGAAACCTTCGATACGCCGGCCGCTGCATTCGCAAATGCGCAAAGCCGGGCTACCGAGAATGATAGAATTGTGGTTTTCGGATCCTTCCTGACCGTAGGCGGCGTCATGGAAGCGCGCAAGCCGGAATTGCATTGAACTATCGCACCGGGTTCGCACCGTTTACGCTGCATTTGCAGCGATCTGCGGCATTTGTTGCACACACGTATTTTTCAGACTACCTAACTTAGATCAGCATGGGCTTGTTCTCGTTTTTTCGTAAAAACAAGCAGGAATCTGCTTCCGGCCAGGGCGAATTCCTCTCCCGTTCGGCAGGTGATCCGGCGGCGCAAAACAGCCGCGGCGGTCGCAGCGCCGGGAACGCACGCAAGTCCAGCAAGGCCGGCAAGGATGAATCCGTCGATCCGGTCCTGCCCGAGAAAAAACGCGCACGCCGCCGCCTGATCGGCGCCGTGGCATTGGTGTTGGCGGTAGTGATCGTGTTGCCGATGATCCTCGATTCGGAGCCGCGTCCGCTGGCCGACGATATTGCCATCCAGATACCTTCCAAAGACGGCAAGGACGCCGCCAAGGATAAGGATGCGGCGCCGGCTGTCGACAAGCCCAAGGCCGCCGCCGAGCCCAAGGAAGAATTCGTCGATCCGGCCACCATGAACGCCGGCGTCGAAAAACCCGCCATTGCGCCTGGCGCGCCGGCGATGCCGTCCGGTCCGGCCAACGCCCCGCTGGCGCAAGCGGCCAAACCGGCGCCGGCGACCCCGGCCGTGGCGGAGAAACCTGCCGAAAAGCCGGTTGCCAAGCCCGAAGTTAAGGCTGAGTCTAAAGCTGAGTCTAAAGCCGACGTTAAAGACAGCAAGACCGCCGACAAACCGGCCGAACACAAAGACGATCACAAGAAGGACGTGAAGGAAGCCGCCAAGCCAAAGGCTGCGGACAAGCCCGACGACGCGGCGCGCGCGCTGGCGATCCTGGAAGGCAAGCCCGCCGCGGCCGACAAGAAACCGGCGCCGGCTGCAGGCGGCAAGTTCGTGATCCAGGTGGCGGCGTTGGCGACGCAGGAAAAAATCGATGAATTGCGCGGCAAGCTCAACGGCGCAGGCATCAAGTCGTACACGCAAAAAGTGGCGACGCAATCGGGCGACCGCACGCGCATTCGCGTCGGCCCGTTCGCCAGCCGCGACGAAGCCGACAAGATGCGCGCCAAGATCAACAAGCTTGGCCTGAACGCGACGGTCGTGCCGGCTTGAATTTGATGGTACCCGGTCGCATATTGCTGATGTTGCCTGTGCCTGTGCCCGTGCCCGTGTTGCCGTCGTGACGATCTTCGATTACCTGGTCTTGCTGGTGCTGGCCTGTTCGGTCGTTATCAGCATGTTGCGCGGACTGGTGCGCGAAGTGTTGTCGCTGGCCAGCTGGATAATTGCATTAGTCGTCGCCAACGCCTATGGTGAAGCATTGGCGCAGATGCTGCCCGACGTGATTCCCGGCGAGTCGACGCGACTGATCGTGGGATTCATCGTCTTGTTCATCGGTACACGCCTGTTGATGGGGCTGGTGACCAGGGCGATGGCGGAAGTGGTCAAGGCGAGCGGCCTGTCGCTGATCGATCGCAGTCTGGGCGCGGTATTCGGCATGGCGCGCGGCGCGGTGATCGTGCTGGCGGTGGTGTTGTTATGCGGTACGACCTCGATTCCGCAGCAGCCGTTCTGGAAAGAGGCGCGTTTCAGTGCGCTGGCGGAAGCCGCTGCGGAGACCGCCAAACCCTATTTGCCGGGGCAGTTCGCTCAGCACGTCCATTTTTGATTTTGTTTCTTGGTTTTGTTTCTTCGTTGTTTTTGCTTAGGAGTCCACCATGTGTGGCATTGTCGGCGTCGTTTCCCATAGTCCAGTCAACCAGTTGCTCTACGATGCCTTGCTGCTGCTGCAGCACCGCGGCCAGGATGCAGCCGGTATCGCAACCAACCACGCAAACGGTTTCTCGATGCACAAGGCCAACGGTCTCGTGCGCGACGTCTTCCGTACGCGCAATATGCGTTCGCTGCCGGGCAACACCGGCCTCGGCCAGGTGCGTTATCCGACCGCAGGCAGCTCGTCCAGCGAAGAGGAAGCGCAACCGTTCTATGTCAACGCCCCGTTCGGCATCATCCTGGCGCACAACGGCAACCTCACCAATGCGGAGCAGCTCAAGGTCGAGATGTTCAAGAACGACCGCCGCCACCTCAATACCGATTCCGACACCGAAGTGCTGGTCAACGTGTTTGCGCATGAATTGCAACAAGCCACGACCGGTTATTCGCTCGATCCGGCTGCCGTGTTCAAGGCCGTTGCGATGGTTCACAAGCGCGTGCGCGGTTCCTACGCCGTGGTGGCGCAGATCGCCGGGTACGGCCTGCTGGGCTTCCGCGATCCGTACGGCATCCGTCCGATGTGCCTGGGTTTCAATGAAACCGACAAGGGTTCCGAATACATGCTGGCGAGCGAATCCGTGGCGCTGGAAGGCCTCGGTTTCCGCTTCCTGCGCGATGTAATGCCGGGCGAAGCCATCTTCATCGACAACGACGGCAAGCTGTACAACCAGCAATGCGCCGACAATCCGACGCTGAACCCTTGCGCATTTGAATTCGTCTACCTGGCCCGTCCCGACTCGGTCATCGACGGCGCGTCGGTGTACGCCAGCCGCCTGAAGATGGGTGAATACCTGGCCGAGAAGGTCCGTCGTGAAATCGCCAGCGGTGAAATCGACGTGGTCATGCCGATTCCCGACTCGTCGCGTCCTGCAGCGATGGAATTGGCGCTCAAGCTGAACCTGGACTATCGCGAAGGCTTCATCAAGAACCGCTACATCGGCCGCACCTTCATCATGCCGGGCCAGGGCCTGCGCAAGAAGTCCGTGCGCCAGAAGCTCAACGCCATCGGTTCCGAATTCAAGGGCAAGAGCGTGCTGCTGGTCGACGATTCGATCGTGCGCGGCACCACCAGCCGCGAGATCGTGCAGATGGCGCGTGAAGCCGGCGCCAAGCGCGTGATCTTCGCTTCGGCTGCGCCGCCGGTGAAGTTCCCGAACGTCTACGGCATCGACATGCCGACGCGCGACGAACTGATCGCCTACGGCCGCACCGATGAAGAAGTCTGCCGCGAAATCACGGCCGATGCGCTGGTGTACCAGGACGTGGAAGACCTGAAGCGTTCGATCTCCGACATCAATCCGGCGCTGCGCAATTTCGAAGCATCGTGCTTCGACGGCAACTACATCACCGGCGACATCTCGCGTGACTACCTCGATCGTATCGAGTTCGCCCGCAAGAATCCGAAGCCGGCTTTGGAAGACGCCGTCCGTTCGCAACTCAACCTGAACCTGGCGCGCGTGGACTGATTTTCACGGTAGCAGGACAAGATGAACGCCGGAACGCCGCAATGGTGTCCGGCGTTTTTCATTGGCGCGACCGGAATGCTGCGGCCGTCGCGGAACTGGCTTATCATCACTGTTCTCCCGTCCCACCGTCCCACTATTCCTTGTCACGGACCTGATTCTTACCATGAACGAAAAGAAGAACTACGGCTTCACCACCACCATCCTGCACAGCGATCGCCAGAAGACGATTGAACACGGCTCCCTGCACAAGCCGATCCACACATCCGTCGCCTTCGGCTACAAGGACGCGCGCCAACTGGCCGAAGTATTCCAGGGCAAGCAATCGGGCTACCGCTACGGCCGCCAGGGCAATCCGACCGTGTCGGCGCTGGAAGACAAGGTCACCGGGATGGAAGGCGGCCTGTCGACGATCTGCTTCGCCACCGGCATGGCCGCCATCGGCGCCGTGATCCAGGGGCTGCTGCGCGAAGGCGACCACGTGGTGTCGTCGGCTTTCCTGTTCGGCAATACCAACAGCATGTGGATGACGGTCCATGCGCAAGGCGCGCGCGTGTCGATGGTGGACGCCACCGACGTCAAACTGGTCGAGGAGGCGCTGACGCCGCAGACGCGCATCGTCTTCGTCGAAACCATCGCCAATCCGCGCACCCAGATCGCTGACCTGAAACGCATCGGCGAGTTGTGCCGCGAGCGCGGGATTCTGTATATCGTCGACAACACGATGACGTCTCCCTACCTGTTCCAACCCAAGGCGGTCCACGCCGGGCTGGTGGTCAATTCACTGACCAAGTCGATCGGCGGCCACGGCAATGCGCTGGGCGGCGCGCTGACCGACACGGGTTTGTACGATTGGTCGCGTTATCCGCACATCGCCGACAACTACAAAAAGAATCCGCAAGCGCAGTGGGGCATGGCGCAAATCCGCGCCAAGGCCTTGCGCGATTTCGGCGCTTCGCTGGGACCGGAAGCCGCGC is a window of Herbaspirillum hiltneri N3 DNA encoding:
- the purF gene encoding amidophosphoribosyltransferase, encoding MCGIVGVVSHSPVNQLLYDALLLLQHRGQDAAGIATNHANGFSMHKANGLVRDVFRTRNMRSLPGNTGLGQVRYPTAGSSSSEEEAQPFYVNAPFGIILAHNGNLTNAEQLKVEMFKNDRRHLNTDSDTEVLVNVFAHELQQATTGYSLDPAAVFKAVAMVHKRVRGSYAVVAQIAGYGLLGFRDPYGIRPMCLGFNETDKGSEYMLASESVALEGLGFRFLRDVMPGEAIFIDNDGKLYNQQCADNPTLNPCAFEFVYLARPDSVIDGASVYASRLKMGEYLAEKVRREIASGEIDVVMPIPDSSRPAAMELALKLNLDYREGFIKNRYIGRTFIMPGQGLRKKSVRQKLNAIGSEFKGKSVLLVDDSIVRGTTSREIVQMAREAGAKRVIFASAAPPVKFPNVYGIDMPTRDELIAYGRTDEEVCREITADALVYQDVEDLKRSISDINPALRNFEASCFDGNYITGDISRDYLDRIEFARKNPKPALEDAVRSQLNLNLARVD
- the folC gene encoding bifunctional tetrahydrofolate synthase/dihydrofolate synthase, with protein sequence MQAQAKPSTLAEWLTLLETRHSKSIDMGLERVGKVREQLDIRFDCPVITVAGTNGKGSTCAMLESILIRAGYRVGLYIKPHFLHFNERARVEGIPASDAALIAAFEAVEEKRGDISLTYFEFTTLAIMKLLADAKMDVVILEVGLGGRLDAVNVIDSDVGIVTSIDIDHTEYLGTTREEIGFEKAGIYRAGKTAICGDPMPPKSLIRHAESIGADLWLMGRDFNYQGDKQQWAYGGRAQRRNSLAYPSLRGANQLLNASAALAALEALRDRLPIGAQEVRTGLATVELPGRFQVLPGQPLVILDVAHNPHAAATLAQNLDNMGFHPYTYAVFGSMLDKDIEGVINHLKGKIDHWCVTGLPLPRAATAQQLKDKLLEAGVEPEFKPDAACTIETFDTPAAAFANAQSRATENDRIVVFGSFLTVGGVMEARKPELH
- a CDS encoding cystathionine gamma-synthase family protein, encoding MNEKKNYGFTTTILHSDRQKTIEHGSLHKPIHTSVAFGYKDARQLAEVFQGKQSGYRYGRQGNPTVSALEDKVTGMEGGLSTICFATGMAAIGAVIQGLLREGDHVVSSAFLFGNTNSMWMTVHAQGARVSMVDATDVKLVEEALTPQTRIVFVETIANPRTQIADLKRIGELCRERGILYIVDNTMTSPYLFQPKAVHAGLVVNSLTKSIGGHGNALGGALTDTGLYDWSRYPHIADNYKKNPQAQWGMAQIRAKALRDFGASLGPEAAHHIAVGAETIALRQDRECANALAVAQMLDADPRVAAVYYPGLPSHPQHALATELFRSYGSLLSFELKDGIDCFDYLNRLQLAVASSNLGDTRTLVIPVAHTIFFEMGQERRAAMGIAESLIRVSIGLEDTDDLVEDFRQALDS
- the accD gene encoding acetyl-CoA carboxylase, carboxyltransferase subunit beta, coding for MSWLEKLLPPQIQRSDSASRKSIPEGLWVKCPSCEAVLYRTDLESNLHVCPKCSHHMRIRARARLDSLLDEGGRYEIGQETLPVDTLKFKDSKKYPDRLKDALESTGETDAMIVMGGAIMTLPVVVACFEFEFMGGSMGSVVGERFTRGAQMALEQKVPFICITATGGARMQEGLLSLMQMAKTTSMLTKLSEKKLPFISVLTDPTMGGVSASFAFMGDVVMAEPKALIGFAGPRVIENTVREKLPEGFQRSEFLVTKGAIDMIVDRRKMREEIARLLALLQNQAAETVS
- a CDS encoding SPOR domain-containing protein, which produces MGLFSFFRKNKQESASGQGEFLSRSAGDPAAQNSRGGRSAGNARKSSKAGKDESVDPVLPEKKRARRRLIGAVALVLAVVIVLPMILDSEPRPLADDIAIQIPSKDGKDAAKDKDAAPAVDKPKAAAEPKEEFVDPATMNAGVEKPAIAPGAPAMPSGPANAPLAQAAKPAPATPAVAEKPAEKPVAKPEVKAESKAESKADVKDSKTADKPAEHKDDHKKDVKEAAKPKAADKPDDAARALAILEGKPAAADKKPAPAAGGKFVIQVAALATQEKIDELRGKLNGAGIKSYTQKVATQSGDRTRIRVGPFASRDEADKMRAKINKLGLNATVVPA
- a CDS encoding CvpA family protein — protein: MTIFDYLVLLVLACSVVISMLRGLVREVLSLASWIIALVVANAYGEALAQMLPDVIPGESTRLIVGFIVLFIGTRLLMGLVTRAMAEVVKASGLSLIDRSLGAVFGMARGAVIVLAVVLLCGTTSIPQQPFWKEARFSALAEAAAETAKPYLPGQFAQHVHF
- the trpA gene encoding tryptophan synthase subunit alpha, with protein sequence MSRIQSTFSALAAANKKALVTFITAGDPAPDLTVPLLHALVAGGVDILELGVPFSDPMAEGPVIQRACERALKFNVSTRDVLGYVREFRQTNTTTPVVLMGYANPIERFGVDAFIAAAKEAGVDGTIVVDYPPEECEEFSQKMQAQGLDPIFLLAPTSTEERIMQVAKVSSGFCYYVSLKGVTGAANIDIVEVAARIAAIRKHVKLPIGVGFGIRDGATAKAVSEVADAVVIGSRIIQELENTPRERAVEAVQAFVADIRKALDA